A genomic region of Fodinisporobacter ferrooxydans contains the following coding sequences:
- the murD gene encoding UDP-N-acetylmuramoyl-L-alanine--D-glutamate ligase, producing MQVNGKEILVLGAAKSGVAAALLLHQHGAIVTVNDSKPRDAIAHDVECLEEKGIRVVTGSHPEGIVHKDLYCIVKNPGIPYSAAPIAAAQKLSIPVYTEVEIAYQYAQSPFIGITGSNGKTTTTTLVGEMLASAHVPNVVAGNIGTALSTIVGETKPKEWIVAELSSFQLLGIETFRPKIAAILNIYQAHLDYHGDLASYRAAKSRLLMNQTDDDFAVLNYDNAAAWELNSATKARVIPFSRTQRLAQGVFVQEGSIHIRIGDKDADVCNVSELALPGEHNLENILAATAIAFLAGAGIEAIRAVLLTFRGVEHRLEYVKTVNQVQYFNDSKATNSDAAMRAIGSFAQPVVLIAGGLDRGDDFRKLEEVLARHVKAVVLLGQSRFAFAEAAKRAHVKEIELVDGLAEAVEKAAQMAAPGDVVLLSPACASWDMFQSFEERGSMFKHFVHTL from the coding sequence GAAATCCTGGTGCTGGGGGCTGCCAAAAGCGGTGTTGCGGCAGCACTGCTGTTGCATCAACACGGCGCCATCGTGACAGTGAATGATAGCAAGCCAAGGGATGCGATTGCACATGATGTGGAATGTCTGGAGGAAAAAGGGATTCGTGTCGTGACCGGTTCCCATCCGGAAGGGATTGTTCATAAGGATCTATACTGTATCGTCAAAAACCCGGGTATTCCCTATTCTGCAGCGCCGATCGCAGCAGCGCAAAAACTTTCGATACCGGTCTATACGGAAGTGGAGATTGCATATCAATATGCACAATCTCCATTTATCGGCATAACGGGGAGCAATGGGAAAACGACGACGACGACACTGGTAGGCGAGATGTTGGCATCTGCTCATGTGCCGAATGTGGTTGCAGGCAATATCGGAACAGCTCTTTCCACAATCGTCGGGGAAACAAAACCGAAGGAATGGATTGTCGCCGAATTAAGCAGTTTTCAATTGCTGGGAATTGAAACGTTTCGCCCGAAGATTGCGGCGATTTTAAATATATACCAGGCGCATCTGGATTATCATGGAGATCTGGCCTCGTATCGGGCCGCCAAAAGTCGTTTGTTGATGAACCAGACAGACGATGACTTTGCCGTGCTGAATTATGACAATGCGGCTGCGTGGGAATTAAACAGCGCGACAAAAGCCCGCGTGATTCCTTTCAGCAGGACGCAGCGTCTGGCGCAGGGCGTGTTTGTGCAGGAGGGATCTATACATATCCGCATCGGCGACAAGGATGCGGACGTTTGCAATGTGTCGGAACTGGCCCTGCCTGGAGAACACAATCTGGAAAATATTCTCGCTGCGACTGCCATCGCATTCCTTGCAGGCGCCGGCATCGAGGCGATTCGCGCCGTGCTTTTGACGTTCCGCGGCGTCGAACACCGGCTGGAATATGTAAAGACAGTCAATCAGGTGCAATATTTTAACGATTCCAAAGCGACCAACAGCGATGCGGCCATGCGCGCCATCGGTTCGTTTGCGCAGCCGGTCGTGTTAATCGCCGGCGGACTGGACCGCGGCGATGATTTTCGCAAGCTGGAAGAAGTGTTGGCGCGGCATGTGAAAGCTGTCGTGCTGCTGGGACAATCCCGTTTTGCCTTTGCGGAAGCGGCCAAACGCGCCCATGTCAAAGAGATCGAACTTGTGGACGGTTTGGCGGAAGCGGTCGAAAAGGCGGCACAGATGGCGGCGCCGGGGGATGTTGTGCTGTTGTCGCCCGCTTGCGCTTCATGGGATATGTTTCAATCTTTTGAAGAGCGGGGGAGCATGTTTAAACATTTCGTGCATACATTATAG
- the spoVE gene encoding stage V sporulation protein E has protein sequence MLQHNTKNSVPDLWIAITTLLLLIVGIVIVYSASAVMAAQKYGDAFYYVKRQLIFAGLGVVMMFVMLRFEYRKLEQYAKPMLLLCVLFLIAVLIPGVGQIRNGSRAWLGIGSFGIQPSEFAKLGMILFFSYYLARHQHRIQSFRTGLLPPLFLIVAFVGLIMLEPDLGQSAVLVGTGLLLVFAAGARVKHLLSLASLGIPVFVALIIVAPYRLKRIISFLDPWKYPLGEGYHIIQSFFAIGPGGLLGLGLGHSRQKFFYLPEPQTDFVFSILAEELGFIGAVTVLLLFLVLIWRGIRTAITAPDAFGTLLATGITGMIAVQVVINISVVTGSMPVTGITLPLISAGGSSLTLMLTGIGILLNISRYSK, from the coding sequence TTGTTGCAGCACAATACCAAAAATTCAGTTCCGGACTTATGGATCGCTATAACGACGCTTCTGTTATTGATCGTCGGCATCGTCATCGTTTATAGTGCGAGTGCCGTAATGGCCGCTCAGAAGTATGGAGACGCTTTTTATTATGTAAAACGGCAGTTGATTTTTGCCGGTCTTGGCGTTGTGATGATGTTTGTCATGTTGCGTTTTGAATACCGGAAGCTGGAACAATATGCAAAGCCGATGCTGCTTTTGTGCGTGTTGTTTTTGATTGCCGTGTTGATCCCGGGAGTCGGACAAATCCGCAACGGTTCCAGGGCGTGGCTGGGCATCGGTTCCTTCGGGATTCAACCGTCCGAATTTGCAAAGTTGGGAATGATTTTATTTTTTTCGTACTATTTGGCTCGGCATCAGCATAGAATTCAATCGTTTCGCACAGGACTTTTGCCGCCCCTTTTTTTGATTGTGGCATTTGTCGGATTGATCATGCTGGAGCCGGATCTCGGCCAAAGCGCCGTGTTGGTCGGCACAGGACTGTTGCTGGTGTTCGCGGCAGGCGCCCGCGTCAAGCACTTGCTTTCACTTGCGAGTCTTGGAATTCCCGTGTTTGTGGCTTTGATCATCGTTGCGCCCTATCGCTTGAAGCGCATCATATCCTTTCTTGATCCCTGGAAATATCCATTAGGGGAAGGGTATCATATCATCCAATCGTTTTTTGCCATCGGTCCAGGCGGCTTGCTGGGACTGGGGCTTGGACACAGCAGGCAAAAATTTTTTTATCTGCCGGAACCACAGACCGATTTTGTATTTTCCATATTGGCGGAAGAACTTGGGTTTATCGGTGCAGTAACTGTCCTTTTATTGTTCCTGGTGCTGATCTGGCGGGGGATTCGCACGGCCATCACCGCTCCCGATGCATTCGGCACATTGCTGGCGACAGGCATAACAGGTATGATAGCTGTACAAGTCGTAATCAATATCAGCGTTGTGACAGGATCGATGCCTGTGACGGGAATTACTTTGCCTTTAATCAGCGCCGGCGGGTCGTCATTGACGTTGATGCTGACGGGAATTGGGATTTTATTGAATATTTCAAGGTATTCCAAATAG
- the murG gene encoding undecaprenyldiphospho-muramoylpentapeptide beta-N-acetylglucosaminyltransferase, whose protein sequence is MRVIVTGGGTGGHIFPALALARHIKEMEPDSEFLYIGTEKGLEHDIVPKAGLPFQTIEVMGLKRKLGIDTIRTFIVLRRGLSQAKRLLREFKPDVVIGTGGYVCAPVVYTAAKMKIPTVIHEQNAIPGLTNKMLARYASVVAVSFPDSEKYFKRAKRVVISGNPRASEFRRLPADVAKESLSALHLQSDKKTVLVVGGSRGARPINEAVISMLQKIEKEKKFQLLYVTGQVHYEQIKEACRQAGIGDSDWISIQPFLYDMPKVLSAVDVIVGRAGATSLAEITSIGVPSILIPSPYVANNHQFFNANWLVEHGAALLIPEAELNGERLYQEICKIVGSAAVAGKMADQSRDLGYPHAAEILYTTIQQIIKG, encoded by the coding sequence ATGCGTGTGATTGTAACAGGCGGGGGTACGGGAGGACATATTTTCCCGGCCCTCGCTTTGGCACGTCATATAAAAGAAATGGAGCCAGACTCCGAATTTTTATACATTGGCACAGAGAAAGGGCTGGAGCATGATATCGTTCCGAAAGCGGGTCTTCCGTTTCAGACAATCGAAGTCATGGGTTTGAAACGGAAATTGGGAATCGATACGATTCGGACATTTATCGTTCTGCGCCGCGGATTAAGTCAGGCAAAACGCTTGCTGCGAGAGTTCAAGCCGGATGTAGTGATCGGTACGGGCGGCTATGTGTGCGCGCCGGTCGTGTATACGGCAGCAAAGATGAAAATCCCTACTGTCATACATGAACAGAATGCCATCCCTGGTTTGACCAATAAAATGTTGGCGCGCTATGCCAGTGTTGTTGCCGTTTCTTTCCCGGATTCGGAAAAATATTTCAAGCGTGCCAAGCGTGTGGTTATTAGCGGCAATCCGCGAGCCAGCGAATTTCGGCGGCTGCCGGCGGATGTTGCAAAAGAATCCTTGTCGGCGCTTCATCTGCAATCCGATAAGAAGACAGTCTTGGTGGTCGGAGGTTCCAGAGGGGCCAGGCCCATAAATGAAGCAGTCATCAGCATGCTGCAAAAGATTGAGAAAGAGAAAAAGTTTCAACTGCTGTATGTCACAGGCCAAGTGCATTATGAACAAATCAAAGAGGCATGTCGTCAAGCGGGGATCGGCGATTCGGATTGGATTTCCATTCAACCTTTTTTATACGATATGCCGAAAGTATTGTCTGCCGTCGATGTGATCGTCGGCAGGGCAGGCGCCACGTCGCTTGCGGAAATTACATCCATTGGCGTCCCGAGCATTTTAATTCCTTCGCCTTATGTAGCGAATAACCATCAGTTTTTTAATGCCAATTGGCTCGTCGAACACGGGGCGGCGCTTTTGATTCCGGAAGCCGAACTGAACGGAGAGCGGCTGTATCAAGAAATCTGCAAGATTGTCGGTTCCGCTGCAGTTGCCGGGAAAATGGCTGACCAGAGCCGGGATCTTGGCTATCCGCATGCGGCAGAGATTTTATATACGACGATTCAACAAATCATCAAGGGCTAG
- the murB gene encoding UDP-N-acetylmuramate dehydrogenase gives MYTEKIPQLLEACDVGEVFYQEPLARHTTWRIGGPADVLVIPKTITHIRQIMRIVNAHRIPVFFLGRGSNLLVRDGGIRGVVVKLSDTLTHISIEPGHQLLVEAGRSFVSAANFAIRNGLSGLEFATGIPGAVGGAVMMNAGAHGGEVKDVLVSADVIDEAGQIRTMTNRDFQFAYRYSCLKDHPLPVVRALFQLRPGDAEEMKQRVKQWSKKRQSSQPLSMPNCGSVFRNPEGTYAGKLIEDSGLKGTCIGTAQISELHANFIVNRGGAKASDVIRLIELVQATILRNYGITLIPEVRIVGED, from the coding sequence ATGTATACGGAAAAAATCCCACAACTGTTGGAAGCCTGTGATGTCGGTGAAGTGTTCTATCAGGAACCGCTGGCTCGCCATACAACATGGCGGATTGGCGGGCCGGCAGATGTTCTGGTCATTCCCAAAACCATCACGCACATCCGGCAGATCATGCGAATCGTCAATGCTCACCGGATTCCGGTTTTTTTTCTCGGCCGTGGATCCAATCTTTTGGTTCGCGATGGAGGAATCCGTGGTGTAGTAGTCAAACTTTCCGATACTTTGACTCATATTTCGATCGAACCGGGCCATCAGTTGCTCGTGGAAGCTGGTCGATCCTTTGTTTCCGCCGCTAATTTCGCGATTCGCAATGGATTGAGTGGGCTCGAGTTTGCGACAGGAATTCCCGGAGCGGTTGGCGGTGCAGTGATGATGAATGCCGGGGCGCATGGCGGAGAAGTCAAGGATGTATTGGTTTCTGCCGATGTCATCGATGAGGCGGGACAAATACGTACGATGACAAATCGGGATTTTCAGTTTGCCTACAGGTATAGTTGTTTGAAAGACCATCCGTTGCCGGTTGTCCGCGCGTTGTTTCAATTGCGGCCGGGAGACGCGGAAGAAATGAAACAACGCGTGAAGCAATGGAGCAAAAAGCGCCAGTCCTCACAACCTTTGTCGATGCCGAATTGCGGCAGTGTATTTCGCAATCCGGAAGGCACATATGCGGGAAAGTTGATTGAAGATTCGGGCTTGAAAGGAACTTGTATCGGAACTGCTCAAATTTCGGAACTGCATGCAAACTTTATCGTCAACCGTGGTGGTGCGAAGGCATCCGATGTGATTCGCCTGATTGAACTTGTACAGGCGACAATTCTTCGTAACTATGGCATTACACTCATTCCGGAAGTGCGCATCGTGGGAGAAGATTAG
- the murA gene encoding UDP-N-acetylglucosamine 1-carboxyvinyltransferase — translation MDTLAIEGGKLLQGTVRVHGAKNAALPIMAATLLADGECILEDVPDLKDIDVMMEILSSLGAVTTRSDAIVTVDATTIHQHLVQDEMMRKMRSSIFLMGPLLSKFGQVRISKPGGCTIGTRPIDFHLKGMKALGAEIIEANGYVECRAKRLQGNHIYLDYPSVGATENLMMAAALAEGTTIIGNAAREPEIVDLANFLRSMGASISGAGEDTIVIEGVDTLQPVNYRIIPDRIVAGTLVLAVAATGGDVELQNVRPQHLGVVLTKLREAGVEIRTYMDRILIRRRRPLTAIDRIQTAPYPGFPTDLQAPFMAVLTLAKGTSVISETVFEERFKHVSELQRMGANIKVDLRTAFVQGVSKLTGASVAATDLRAGAALVIAGLAAEGTTIVEQVHHIDRGYQQIEQVLQSLGASIQRTYRKW, via the coding sequence GTGGATACGCTGGCAATTGAAGGAGGCAAGTTATTACAAGGAACCGTACGTGTACATGGAGCAAAGAATGCTGCGTTGCCCATTATGGCCGCTACACTGTTGGCAGATGGCGAATGTATACTGGAAGATGTTCCAGATTTGAAAGATATCGATGTGATGATGGAAATCCTTTCGAGTTTAGGTGCGGTGACCACACGTTCTGACGCAATAGTAACTGTCGATGCTACGACCATTCACCAACATCTGGTGCAAGATGAAATGATGCGGAAAATGCGGTCATCCATTTTTTTAATGGGACCACTATTGTCAAAATTTGGTCAAGTGCGCATTTCCAAACCAGGCGGTTGCACAATTGGGACGCGGCCGATTGATTTCCACTTAAAAGGAATGAAGGCACTCGGCGCTGAAATTATCGAAGCAAATGGTTATGTCGAGTGCCGGGCAAAACGGCTGCAGGGGAACCATATCTATCTTGATTATCCTTCCGTGGGTGCAACGGAAAATCTGATGATGGCTGCCGCATTGGCAGAAGGCACGACCATCATCGGCAATGCAGCACGAGAGCCGGAGATTGTGGATTTGGCGAATTTCCTTCGTTCCATGGGTGCTTCGATTTCCGGTGCCGGCGAAGACACAATCGTGATTGAAGGCGTCGATACACTGCAGCCGGTGAATTATCGGATTATCCCGGATCGCATTGTCGCTGGTACGCTTGTATTGGCGGTAGCTGCAACAGGCGGCGATGTAGAGCTGCAAAATGTCCGACCGCAGCATTTGGGTGTAGTCTTGACAAAATTGCGGGAAGCAGGTGTGGAAATTCGTACCTATATGGATCGGATTCTGATTCGCAGACGCCGTCCCCTGACAGCGATTGACCGGATCCAGACAGCTCCATATCCAGGTTTTCCGACCGATCTGCAAGCGCCCTTTATGGCTGTATTGACATTAGCCAAAGGTACAAGTGTGATTTCCGAGACGGTTTTTGAGGAACGGTTTAAGCATGTGAGCGAATTGCAACGAATGGGTGCCAATATTAAAGTCGATTTGCGAACTGCGTTTGTACAAGGCGTTTCCAAGTTGACGGGAGCATCCGTGGCGGCGACTGATTTGCGGGCGGGAGCGGCGTTGGTGATTGCGGGCTTGGCTGCGGAAGGAACGACGATTGTTGAACAAGTGCACCATATTGATCGCGGATATCAACAAATCGAACAGGTATTGCAATCGTTGGGTGCATCGATTCAACGGACATATCGCAAATGGTAA
- a CDS encoding cell division protein FtsQ/DivIB, with amino-acid sequence MQLHSQIGSYQQPKKQPNRPNRKALIFVVLFFICAAAAIFVESPLSKVRTIQVIGAKQVPADQILQWSQVQKGESIWKVHAAEIQAQIKKHLPLIQRVDVATHYLTGRVDIAVAEKSIAAVYISNAKMYQILNDGTVFAEIPLGSAADKPIISEDKMEQVKVGQKLANSQLAVICSQVGNVAPFVSEQISEIHVNADNTWTVFMKDGNEIELPSGTLETNMKLYPDIQKSIADKKLPPGMIHVYAGKLVYSPFQTNGKGN; translated from the coding sequence ATGCAACTACACTCGCAGATCGGTTCCTATCAACAACCGAAGAAACAACCGAATCGTCCGAACCGAAAAGCCCTGATTTTTGTCGTGCTCTTTTTTATATGTGCAGCAGCTGCTATTTTTGTTGAATCACCTTTGTCAAAAGTACGTACGATTCAAGTCATCGGTGCAAAGCAAGTCCCAGCCGATCAAATTCTTCAGTGGTCGCAAGTGCAAAAAGGCGAAAGCATATGGAAAGTGCATGCTGCGGAGATTCAGGCGCAAATAAAGAAGCATCTTCCATTAATTCAAAGAGTGGATGTTGCAACGCATTATCTTACAGGTCGAGTGGATATCGCAGTTGCTGAAAAATCGATTGCGGCAGTCTATATCAGCAATGCGAAAATGTATCAGATATTGAACGATGGAACGGTCTTTGCAGAGATTCCACTCGGCAGTGCAGCGGATAAGCCGATCATCAGCGAAGATAAGATGGAACAGGTAAAAGTAGGGCAAAAGCTGGCAAATTCCCAATTGGCCGTCATTTGCAGCCAGGTGGGAAATGTAGCGCCTTTCGTATCGGAGCAAATCTCGGAAATACACGTGAATGCAGACAATACATGGACAGTCTTTATGAAAGACGGCAATGAAATCGAATTGCCAAGCGGAACACTGGAAACAAATATGAAGCTGTATCCGGACATTCAAAAAAGTATTGCCGATAAAAAACTTCCGCCGGGCATGATCCATGTGTATGCAGGCAAGCTGGTATATTCACCATTTCAAACAAACGGGAAAGGAAATTAG
- a CDS encoding DUF881 domain-containing protein translates to MNVQNRLIVSLTFISVILGTMVALQYRTIHNSPARTFLEQMDGNTKQLQAELNALHQFNSKQEKHLNSLNQQLSQYEKQTAEGSSAMKTIQNELNEAKILSGSIPVHGPGIILTINDSQKAPEKGANIELSLTHDWDVRSVINELFTAGAEAISVNGVRIVSTSGVFCIGPVIKVNDVRLVPPFDIDAIGNPNTLATALNIRGGILDYLRSRGLEITAPKQEQDIHIKAFTAGPVDNGSSGNGS, encoded by the coding sequence ATGAATGTACAAAATCGGCTCATTGTTTCGTTGACGTTTATTTCCGTGATTCTCGGAACCATGGTCGCTTTGCAATATCGAACCATACATAATTCGCCTGCCCGTACGTTTCTCGAGCAGATGGACGGCAATACCAAGCAATTGCAAGCGGAATTGAATGCATTGCATCAATTTAACAGCAAACAGGAAAAGCACTTGAATTCACTCAATCAGCAGTTGTCGCAATATGAAAAGCAGACGGCGGAAGGCTCGAGCGCGATGAAAACCATTCAGAACGAATTAAATGAGGCGAAAATCTTGTCCGGATCGATCCCGGTACACGGGCCGGGAATCATTCTCACGATTAACGACAGTCAAAAAGCGCCGGAAAAAGGAGCAAATATCGAACTGTCACTTACACATGATTGGGATGTCCGCAGTGTGATAAACGAATTGTTTACAGCAGGTGCGGAGGCAATCTCTGTAAATGGTGTGCGAATTGTCAGCACATCAGGCGTATTTTGCATTGGACCGGTGATTAAGGTGAACGACGTACGTCTCGTTCCGCCGTTTGATATCGATGCGATCGGGAATCCCAATACTTTGGCTACCGCCCTTAATATTCGCGGTGGAATTCTCGATTATCTGCGCAGCCGCGGCCTGGAAATTACGGCTCCCAAACAGGAACAAGACATTCATATCAAAGCATTTACAGCAGGACCCGTCGACAACGGTTCATCTGGCAATGGGTCATAA
- a CDS encoding DUF881 domain-containing protein produces MDRQKRLFRLSLFGISVLLGVMLTIQYSVAHRPKQTITQDYLSLKTQVQVELEKQKRIEESIQKTQQQLDEFKRSKGNTAQMKTVMENELSKSRQEAGLTPVSGSGLRIIISDQPSFQVGHPATIAVFNAQALEMIINYLFSNGAQAIAINHQRLVTTSSIRQVGGITDTVGSIQVNAVPIAAPYEIDAIGNITQMEAVLTVNKVVEDLALMGKVATIYQETKKDGITLPAYNGLLPGRYAKQEDAKK; encoded by the coding sequence ATGGATCGCCAGAAACGCTTGTTTCGGCTCAGTTTGTTTGGTATTAGTGTATTGCTCGGAGTGATGCTGACCATCCAGTACTCGGTCGCGCATCGTCCGAAACAAACCATTACCCAGGATTACCTGTCTTTGAAAACACAAGTGCAAGTGGAACTGGAAAAACAAAAAAGGATTGAAGAATCCATCCAAAAAACACAGCAACAATTGGATGAATTTAAACGGTCAAAAGGCAATACGGCGCAGATGAAGACTGTGATGGAAAATGAATTGTCCAAATCGAGGCAGGAAGCAGGTTTGACGCCCGTATCCGGCTCGGGCTTACGAATCATTATTTCGGATCAGCCTTCGTTTCAAGTCGGACATCCTGCGACGATTGCCGTTTTCAATGCACAGGCATTGGAAATGATCATCAATTATCTTTTCAGCAACGGCGCACAGGCGATTGCAATCAATCATCAACGGCTTGTGACTACATCGTCCATTCGACAAGTCGGCGGCATTACAGATACGGTAGGTTCCATTCAGGTCAATGCGGTTCCGATTGCCGCCCCTTATGAGATCGATGCGATTGGTAATATTACACAAATGGAAGCCGTTCTTACCGTCAATAAAGTAGTGGAAGATTTGGCGCTCATGGGGAAAGTTGCGACAATCTATCAGGAGACCAAGAAAGACGGTATTACGCTTCCTGCCTATAACGGTTTGTTGCCAGGGCGATATGCAAAACAGGAGGATGCAAAAAAATGA
- a CDS encoding small basic family protein: MWIPLLGLVVGVAIGLGVNVSIPTQYSSYLSIAVLAALDTVFGGIRAGLERHFDNKVFISGFFSNTLLAAFLAFIGEQLGVDLYLAAVFAFGVRLFQNIAVIRRVLLGKRKSTVE, from the coding sequence ATCTGGATACCTTTGCTAGGGTTAGTAGTGGGTGTGGCGATTGGATTGGGTGTGAATGTATCCATTCCCACACAATACAGCAGTTATTTGTCGATTGCTGTTTTGGCGGCTTTGGATACTGTTTTTGGCGGGATCCGGGCAGGTCTCGAGCGGCATTTCGACAATAAAGTATTTATCTCCGGCTTTTTTTCGAATACGCTGTTGGCGGCTTTCTTGGCGTTCATCGGAGAACAACTGGGTGTTGACTTGTATTTGGCGGCCGTATTTGCTTTTGGCGTTCGCCTATTTCAAAATATTGCCGTGATTCGCAGAGTTTTGCTAGGAAAACGAAAATCAACTGTGGAATAA
- the ftsA gene encoding cell division protein FtsA, whose product MNKGDLIVSLDIGTSKVRVIIGELNGSSINIIGVGSADGDGIRKGAIVDIDKTVQSIREAIDLAERMVGIQINSAYIGIAGNHIALQSSHGVVAVSSPDREIGEEDISRVIQAARVMALPPEREIIDVVPKGFVVDGLGEITDPRGMIGVRLEVEAHILTGSKTIIHNLVRCVERAGIQIAGLVFLPLAASTIALSHDECKLGVALIDMGAGSTSVSIFEKGILTATSVLPIGGDHITNDIAIGFRTQTEIAEQIKIKYGCALVGLASEDEKFKIPRIGSQADKEYTQADLANVIEPRLQEIFGLIRREVERLGFAKDIPGGYVLCGGVASLNSADKLAEFELAAPVRIAVPEFLGVRDASFVNGVGIIRYASQHYIRTVMASGNTKMKTKVKQSNGIMDKVKNWFSEFI is encoded by the coding sequence TTGAACAAAGGAGATCTCATCGTCAGTCTGGATATCGGAACTTCGAAAGTTCGTGTCATCATTGGGGAATTGAACGGTTCCAGCATCAACATTATCGGTGTCGGATCCGCTGACGGTGACGGTATACGCAAAGGAGCAATTGTTGATATAGATAAAACGGTACAATCCATACGGGAAGCGATTGATCTGGCAGAACGAATGGTAGGAATTCAGATCAATTCCGCATACATAGGAATTGCTGGCAATCATATCGCATTGCAGAGCAGTCATGGCGTTGTGGCGGTTTCCTCACCGGATCGGGAAATCGGCGAAGAAGATATTTCGCGGGTGATACAGGCAGCCCGTGTCATGGCATTGCCGCCGGAACGGGAAATTATCGACGTTGTTCCCAAAGGATTTGTGGTGGATGGGTTAGGTGAAATTACAGATCCGCGGGGCATGATCGGCGTGCGGCTGGAAGTCGAAGCGCATATTTTGACAGGTTCCAAAACAATCATTCATAATTTGGTTCGCTGTGTGGAGCGTGCCGGCATCCAGATTGCAGGGCTTGTCTTTTTGCCCCTTGCTGCCAGTACGATCGCTCTTTCCCACGATGAATGCAAGCTTGGAGTCGCACTGATTGACATGGGTGCCGGTTCGACGAGCGTGTCGATATTCGAAAAAGGAATCTTGACAGCTACATCCGTTTTGCCGATTGGCGGCGACCATATTACAAATGATATTGCGATCGGATTTCGAACGCAAACCGAAATCGCCGAACAGATCAAAATCAAATACGGATGTGCGCTGGTTGGATTGGCTTCTGAAGATGAAAAATTTAAAATTCCCCGAATTGGCAGCCAAGCAGATAAGGAATATACGCAAGCGGATTTGGCCAACGTGATTGAACCGCGTTTGCAAGAAATTTTCGGCCTGATCCGAAGGGAAGTGGAACGCCTCGGATTCGCGAAGGATATTCCCGGCGGCTATGTTTTGTGCGGCGGTGTAGCGAGTCTGAACTCCGCTGACAAGCTGGCCGAGTTTGAGCTTGCTGCACCTGTAAGGATCGCGGTACCGGAATTTCTTGGCGTTCGGGATGCATCTTTTGTCAACGGTGTAGGTATCATTCGCTATGCAAGCCAACACTATATTCGAACGGTTATGGCATCTGGAAATACGAAAATGAAAACAAAAGTGAAGCAAAGCAATGGAATCATGGATAAAGTAAAAAATTGGTTTTCTGAATTTATTTAA